One segment of Theobroma cacao cultivar B97-61/B2 chromosome 9, Criollo_cocoa_genome_V2, whole genome shotgun sequence DNA contains the following:
- the LOC18591983 gene encoding probable RNA-dependent RNA polymerase 5 isoform X1 has translation MGSNFYENVALPQTVEGAISRICREQNQPPLADSTRQALADKGEEPSLRILKKIQRTTIRSSFDGFVMYMIKNEPNNINSPKRQSPSSSSPSRLSRSPFSSPAKTCCLMMQQEDVVTTIGPPWSSSLNVGKEERFSPQLVALGALEFRKAFLILNYIGSETLEEVTTADGIRRLKDLAMDKFEEEVWVTLGQRYNNPDDRCKSVDWESGKAYQYHCHVSANGSCRFKGPYLETSRNHLQRVLGDENILIVKFANVTDGKTSAGNVCYAEYKKIALGLLVGLRRYRFFVFKDGGKEARKKDPTSSSVRCLFVRLESNASIDDGKDYVLSGKTIQEARCVFMHVHTVSNMAKYMARLSLILSKTMKLEVDLADVNVVVINDIPCQDKYGNYVYKKDGEPCIHTDGTGYISEDLALKCPKNVFKGRILNGDNDEGKFSDMKSTESHHRVPPLLIQFRLFNKGCAVKGTLLVNKKLPPRTIQIRPSMIKVMPDPNLANMYTMNSLEVVATSNQPKRTSLSRNLIALLSYGGVPDDFFMDILKNALEESQSAFSNKRRALKVSLNNGGKDDFSAAKMILSGISLDESYLQHQLSIMLNEERKGLLGGKLPMTESYYLMGTVDPTGVLESDQVSIILDNGQISGKVLVFRQPGVHFGDVHLLNARYVESLNEYVGHAKYAIFFPCKGPRSLADEMAGGDFDGDTYFVSKNPQLLDYFKVSEPWTENSSTCGVSTKGPCEFSNEELEDELFKLFLRTRFQPSNAMAIASDNCMAVMDRLLTLEDSNSPEEFLLKKNLQRLIDLYYESLDAPKTGKKIEVPRELRADAFPHYLERQKSFKSTSILGKIYDFVKSYGEELPRKEVRKLPCFDVGFPQDCREKWTELYKQYREDMTQTLQTLDGKSKELRDVAANAVYNKYKQELYGGAVLEQRQRPLDQIYKEALAIYNISYDYAIRIDDVGKCGFAWKVAGSALLSLYASEQGEKTLSCAPSVLKELFR, from the exons ATGGGAAGCAATTTTTATGAGAATGTGGCTCTGCCCCAAACGGTGGAAGGAGCAATCTCCAGAATCTGTCGTGAGCAGAACCAACCGCCACTTGCCGACTCGACGAGGCAGGCGCTTGCTGATAAAGGCGAAGAACCATCTTTAAGGATTCTAAAGAAAATCCAACGGACGACAATTCGTTCTTCATTTGATGGATTTGTCATGTACATGATCAAGAACGAACCAAACAACATCAACAGTCCAAAACGACAAagtccttcttcttcttctccttcaaGACTAAGTCGTAGTCCCTTTTCTTCGCCCGCCAAAACTTGCTGTCTTATGATGCAGCAAG AAGATGTTGTTACCACTATTGGTCCTCCTTGGAGTTCTTCATTGAATGTTGGCAAAGAAGAAAGGTTTAGCCCTCAGTTGGTGGCTTTGGGGGCGCTTGAGTTTAGAAAAGCTTTCCTCATTTTAAATTACATTGGCTC GGAAACGTTGGAAGAAGTAACTACAGCTGATGGAATTCGAAGATTAAAAGATTTGGCAATGGATAAGTTTGAGGAAGAGGTCTGGGTTACTCTGGGCCAACGGTATAACAATCCAGATGATCGTTGTAAG TCAGTTGATTGGGAGTCTGGAAAGGCATATCAGTACCATTGTCATGTATCTGCAAATGGGAGTTGTAGGTTCAAG GGGCCTTATTTGGAAACAAGTAGAAATCATCTACAAAGGGTTTTAGGAGATGAGAATATTCTCATCGTGAAGTTTGCAAATGTCACAGATGGTAAAACTTCGGCTGGCAATGTTTGTTATGCTGAGTACAAGAAAATTGCATTAGGACTTCTTGTTGGTTTGCGTCGTTACCGGTTTTTTG TGTTTAAGGATGGGGGCAAAGaagcaagaaagaaagacCCAACTTCCTCATCTGTTAGGTGCTTATTTGTTCGATTGGAGTCAAATGCATCTATTGATGATGGTAAAGATTATGTTTTGTCTGGGAAAACAATACAAGAAGCCAGATGTGTCTTTATGCATGTCCATACTGTATCCAATATGGCTAAGTATATGGCCAG ATTGTCGCTGATCTTATCTAAGACCATGAAGCTGGAAGTTGATTTAGCTGATGTAAACGTTGTGGTGATAAATGATATACCTTGCCAG GATAAATATGGAAATTATGTTTATAAAAAAGATGGAGAACCTTGTATTCACACAGATGGAACTGGTTATATATCAGAGGATTTGGCTTTGAAATGCCCAAAGAATGTCTTTAAAGGAAGGATTTTGAATGGTGACAATGATGAG GGCAAGTTTTCAGACATGAAATCAACAGAATCTCACCATAGAGTACCG cctTTGCTGATCCAGTTCCGCCTCTTTAACAAAGGTTGTGCCGTCAAGGGAACCTTACTTGTCAATAAAAAG CTTCCACCCAGAACCATTCAAATTCGTCCTTCCATGATTAAAGTTATGCCAGATCCAAATCTGGCAAACATGTACACAATGAATTCACTGGAAGTAGTTGCAACAAG CAATCAACCAAAGAGAACTTCTCTTTCAAGGAATTTGATTGCACTCCTTAGCTATGGAGGTGTCCCGGACGACTTTTTTATGGACATATTGAAGAATGCATTAGAAGAGTCACAGAGTGCTTTCTCCAATAAACGCAGAGCACTTAAAG TTTCGCTTAATAATGGTGGCAAGGATGATTTCAGTGcagcaaaaatgattttatcagGGATTTCCCTTGATGAATCATATCTGCAACATCAGCTGTCAATAATGTTAAATGAAGAAAGGAAGGGTCTTCTAGGAGGAAAGCTCCCTatgactgagtcttattatttaatgggTACTGTTGATCCAACTGGAGTCCTAGAAAGTGATCAAGTCAGCATTATCTT GGACAATGGACAGATTTCTGGGAAAGTGCTAGTGTTCCGCCAACCTGGTGTACATTTTGGAGATGTACATTTGCTAAATGCTAGATATGTGGAATCCTTGAATGAATATGTAGGACATGCCAAGTATGCTATATTCTTTCCTTGTAAAGGCCCACGTTCTTTGGCTGATGAGATGGCTGGGGGTGATTTTGACGGCGATACGTATTTTGTATCAAAAAATCCCCAG TTATTGGATTACTTCAAAGTGAGTGAACCCTGGACGGAAAATTCTTCTACTTGTGGAGTGTCCACTAAGGGACCATGTGAGTTTTCAAACGAGGAGTTGGAGGATGAGCTCTTCAAATTATTCTTGAGAACTAGGTTTCAGCCAAG TAATGCTATGGCCATTGCATCGGATAACTGTATGGCAGTAATGGATCGCTTACTAACACTGGAAGATAGTAACTCTCCAGAGGAATTTCTTTTGAAGAAGAACCTACAACGTTTGATTGATTTATATTATGAGTCTTTGGATGCACCAAAGACTGGAAAAAAG ATTGAAGTTCCACGAGAATTGAGGGCCGATGCATTTCCTCATTATTTGGAACGGCAAAAGTCTTTCAAATCAACTTCTATATTGGgaaaaatttatgattttgtcAAATCATATGGAGAAGAACTGCCAAGGAAAG AAGTCCGAAAGCTCCCTTGTTTCGATGTTGGTTTTCCTCAAGATTGCAGAGAAAAATGGACTGAACTTTATAAGCAGTATAGGGAAGACATGACGCAAACTCTGCAAACTCTGGATGGCAAGAGCAAAGAACTGAGAGATGTGGCTGCTAATGCTGTTTATAACAAATACAAGCAG GAATTGTATGGAGGTGCTGTGTTGGAGCAGAGACAAAGGCCTCTGGACCAAATCTATAAGGAGGCGCTTGCCATTTACAACATTTCCTATGATTATGCCATTAGAATTGATGACGTGGGAAAATGCGGATTTGCTTGGAAAGTGGCAGGCTCAGCGCTCTTAAGTTTGTATGCCTCGGAGCAAGGGGAAAAGACATTGTCATGTGCACCTTCTGTTTTGAAAGAGCTCTTTCGGTGA
- the LOC18591983 gene encoding probable RNA-dependent RNA polymerase 5 isoform X2 has protein sequence MGSNFYENVALPQTVEGAISRICREQNQPPLADSTRQALADKGEEPSLRILKKIQRTTIRSSFDGFVMYMIKNEPNNINSPKRQSPSSSSPSRLSRSPFSSPAKTCCLMMQQDVVTTIGPPWSSSLNVGKEERFSPQLVALGALEFRKAFLILNYIGSETLEEVTTADGIRRLKDLAMDKFEEEVWVTLGQRYNNPDDRCKSVDWESGKAYQYHCHVSANGSCRFKGPYLETSRNHLQRVLGDENILIVKFANVTDGKTSAGNVCYAEYKKIALGLLVGLRRYRFFVFKDGGKEARKKDPTSSSVRCLFVRLESNASIDDGKDYVLSGKTIQEARCVFMHVHTVSNMAKYMARLSLILSKTMKLEVDLADVNVVVINDIPCQDKYGNYVYKKDGEPCIHTDGTGYISEDLALKCPKNVFKGRILNGDNDEGKFSDMKSTESHHRVPPLLIQFRLFNKGCAVKGTLLVNKKLPPRTIQIRPSMIKVMPDPNLANMYTMNSLEVVATSNQPKRTSLSRNLIALLSYGGVPDDFFMDILKNALEESQSAFSNKRRALKVSLNNGGKDDFSAAKMILSGISLDESYLQHQLSIMLNEERKGLLGGKLPMTESYYLMGTVDPTGVLESDQVSIILDNGQISGKVLVFRQPGVHFGDVHLLNARYVESLNEYVGHAKYAIFFPCKGPRSLADEMAGGDFDGDTYFVSKNPQLLDYFKVSEPWTENSSTCGVSTKGPCEFSNEELEDELFKLFLRTRFQPSNAMAIASDNCMAVMDRLLTLEDSNSPEEFLLKKNLQRLIDLYYESLDAPKTGKKIEVPRELRADAFPHYLERQKSFKSTSILGKIYDFVKSYGEELPRKEVRKLPCFDVGFPQDCREKWTELYKQYREDMTQTLQTLDGKSKELRDVAANAVYNKYKQELYGGAVLEQRQRPLDQIYKEALAIYNISYDYAIRIDDVGKCGFAWKVAGSALLSLYASEQGEKTLSCAPSVLKELFR, from the exons ATGGGAAGCAATTTTTATGAGAATGTGGCTCTGCCCCAAACGGTGGAAGGAGCAATCTCCAGAATCTGTCGTGAGCAGAACCAACCGCCACTTGCCGACTCGACGAGGCAGGCGCTTGCTGATAAAGGCGAAGAACCATCTTTAAGGATTCTAAAGAAAATCCAACGGACGACAATTCGTTCTTCATTTGATGGATTTGTCATGTACATGATCAAGAACGAACCAAACAACATCAACAGTCCAAAACGACAAagtccttcttcttcttctccttcaaGACTAAGTCGTAGTCCCTTTTCTTCGCCCGCCAAAACTTGCTGTCTTATGATGCAGCAAG ATGTTGTTACCACTATTGGTCCTCCTTGGAGTTCTTCATTGAATGTTGGCAAAGAAGAAAGGTTTAGCCCTCAGTTGGTGGCTTTGGGGGCGCTTGAGTTTAGAAAAGCTTTCCTCATTTTAAATTACATTGGCTC GGAAACGTTGGAAGAAGTAACTACAGCTGATGGAATTCGAAGATTAAAAGATTTGGCAATGGATAAGTTTGAGGAAGAGGTCTGGGTTACTCTGGGCCAACGGTATAACAATCCAGATGATCGTTGTAAG TCAGTTGATTGGGAGTCTGGAAAGGCATATCAGTACCATTGTCATGTATCTGCAAATGGGAGTTGTAGGTTCAAG GGGCCTTATTTGGAAACAAGTAGAAATCATCTACAAAGGGTTTTAGGAGATGAGAATATTCTCATCGTGAAGTTTGCAAATGTCACAGATGGTAAAACTTCGGCTGGCAATGTTTGTTATGCTGAGTACAAGAAAATTGCATTAGGACTTCTTGTTGGTTTGCGTCGTTACCGGTTTTTTG TGTTTAAGGATGGGGGCAAAGaagcaagaaagaaagacCCAACTTCCTCATCTGTTAGGTGCTTATTTGTTCGATTGGAGTCAAATGCATCTATTGATGATGGTAAAGATTATGTTTTGTCTGGGAAAACAATACAAGAAGCCAGATGTGTCTTTATGCATGTCCATACTGTATCCAATATGGCTAAGTATATGGCCAG ATTGTCGCTGATCTTATCTAAGACCATGAAGCTGGAAGTTGATTTAGCTGATGTAAACGTTGTGGTGATAAATGATATACCTTGCCAG GATAAATATGGAAATTATGTTTATAAAAAAGATGGAGAACCTTGTATTCACACAGATGGAACTGGTTATATATCAGAGGATTTGGCTTTGAAATGCCCAAAGAATGTCTTTAAAGGAAGGATTTTGAATGGTGACAATGATGAG GGCAAGTTTTCAGACATGAAATCAACAGAATCTCACCATAGAGTACCG cctTTGCTGATCCAGTTCCGCCTCTTTAACAAAGGTTGTGCCGTCAAGGGAACCTTACTTGTCAATAAAAAG CTTCCACCCAGAACCATTCAAATTCGTCCTTCCATGATTAAAGTTATGCCAGATCCAAATCTGGCAAACATGTACACAATGAATTCACTGGAAGTAGTTGCAACAAG CAATCAACCAAAGAGAACTTCTCTTTCAAGGAATTTGATTGCACTCCTTAGCTATGGAGGTGTCCCGGACGACTTTTTTATGGACATATTGAAGAATGCATTAGAAGAGTCACAGAGTGCTTTCTCCAATAAACGCAGAGCACTTAAAG TTTCGCTTAATAATGGTGGCAAGGATGATTTCAGTGcagcaaaaatgattttatcagGGATTTCCCTTGATGAATCATATCTGCAACATCAGCTGTCAATAATGTTAAATGAAGAAAGGAAGGGTCTTCTAGGAGGAAAGCTCCCTatgactgagtcttattatttaatgggTACTGTTGATCCAACTGGAGTCCTAGAAAGTGATCAAGTCAGCATTATCTT GGACAATGGACAGATTTCTGGGAAAGTGCTAGTGTTCCGCCAACCTGGTGTACATTTTGGAGATGTACATTTGCTAAATGCTAGATATGTGGAATCCTTGAATGAATATGTAGGACATGCCAAGTATGCTATATTCTTTCCTTGTAAAGGCCCACGTTCTTTGGCTGATGAGATGGCTGGGGGTGATTTTGACGGCGATACGTATTTTGTATCAAAAAATCCCCAG TTATTGGATTACTTCAAAGTGAGTGAACCCTGGACGGAAAATTCTTCTACTTGTGGAGTGTCCACTAAGGGACCATGTGAGTTTTCAAACGAGGAGTTGGAGGATGAGCTCTTCAAATTATTCTTGAGAACTAGGTTTCAGCCAAG TAATGCTATGGCCATTGCATCGGATAACTGTATGGCAGTAATGGATCGCTTACTAACACTGGAAGATAGTAACTCTCCAGAGGAATTTCTTTTGAAGAAGAACCTACAACGTTTGATTGATTTATATTATGAGTCTTTGGATGCACCAAAGACTGGAAAAAAG ATTGAAGTTCCACGAGAATTGAGGGCCGATGCATTTCCTCATTATTTGGAACGGCAAAAGTCTTTCAAATCAACTTCTATATTGGgaaaaatttatgattttgtcAAATCATATGGAGAAGAACTGCCAAGGAAAG AAGTCCGAAAGCTCCCTTGTTTCGATGTTGGTTTTCCTCAAGATTGCAGAGAAAAATGGACTGAACTTTATAAGCAGTATAGGGAAGACATGACGCAAACTCTGCAAACTCTGGATGGCAAGAGCAAAGAACTGAGAGATGTGGCTGCTAATGCTGTTTATAACAAATACAAGCAG GAATTGTATGGAGGTGCTGTGTTGGAGCAGAGACAAAGGCCTCTGGACCAAATCTATAAGGAGGCGCTTGCCATTTACAACATTTCCTATGATTATGCCATTAGAATTGATGACGTGGGAAAATGCGGATTTGCTTGGAAAGTGGCAGGCTCAGCGCTCTTAAGTTTGTATGCCTCGGAGCAAGGGGAAAAGACATTGTCATGTGCACCTTCTGTTTTGAAAGAGCTCTTTCGGTGA
- the LOC18591983 gene encoding probable RNA-dependent RNA polymerase 3 isoform X3 — MGSNFYENVALPQTVEGAISRICREQNQPPLADSTRQALADKGEEPSLRILKKIQRTTIRSSFDGFVMYMIKNEPNNINSPKRQSPSSSSPSRLSRSPFSSPAKTCCLMMQQEDVVTTIGPPWSSSLNVGKEERFSPQLVALGALEFRKAFLILNYIGSETLEEVTTADGIRRLKDLAMDKFEEEVWVTLGQRYNNPDDRCKSVDWESGKAYQYHCHVSANGSCRFKGPYLETSRNHLQRVLGDENILIVKFANVTDGKTSAGNVCYAEYKKIALGLLVGLRRYRFFVFKDGGKEARKKDPTSSSVRCLFVRLESNASIDDGKDYVLSGKTIQEARCVFMHVHTVSNMAKYMARLSLILSKTMKLEVDLADVNVVVINDIPCQDKYGNYVYKKDGEPCIHTDGTGYISEDLALKCPKNVFKGRILNGDNDEGKFSDMKSTESHHRVPPLLIQFRLFNKGCAVKGTLLVNKKLPPRTIQIRPSMIKVMPDPNLANMYTMNSLEVVATSNQPKRTSLSRNLIALLSYGGVPDDFFMDILKNALEESQSAFSNKRRALKVSLNNGGKDDFSAAKMILSGISLDESYLQHQLSIMLNEERKGLLGGKLPMTESYYLMGTVDPTGVLESDQVSIILDNGQISGKVLVFRQPGVHFGDVHLLNARYVESLNEYVGHAKYAIFFPCKGPRSLADEMAGGDFDGDTYFVSKNPQLLDYFKVSEPWTENSSTCGVSTKGPCEFSNEELEDELFKLFLRTRFQPSNAMAIASDNCMAVMDRLLTLEDSNSPEEFLLKKNLQRLIDLYYESLDAPKTGKKD, encoded by the exons ATGGGAAGCAATTTTTATGAGAATGTGGCTCTGCCCCAAACGGTGGAAGGAGCAATCTCCAGAATCTGTCGTGAGCAGAACCAACCGCCACTTGCCGACTCGACGAGGCAGGCGCTTGCTGATAAAGGCGAAGAACCATCTTTAAGGATTCTAAAGAAAATCCAACGGACGACAATTCGTTCTTCATTTGATGGATTTGTCATGTACATGATCAAGAACGAACCAAACAACATCAACAGTCCAAAACGACAAagtccttcttcttcttctccttcaaGACTAAGTCGTAGTCCCTTTTCTTCGCCCGCCAAAACTTGCTGTCTTATGATGCAGCAAG AAGATGTTGTTACCACTATTGGTCCTCCTTGGAGTTCTTCATTGAATGTTGGCAAAGAAGAAAGGTTTAGCCCTCAGTTGGTGGCTTTGGGGGCGCTTGAGTTTAGAAAAGCTTTCCTCATTTTAAATTACATTGGCTC GGAAACGTTGGAAGAAGTAACTACAGCTGATGGAATTCGAAGATTAAAAGATTTGGCAATGGATAAGTTTGAGGAAGAGGTCTGGGTTACTCTGGGCCAACGGTATAACAATCCAGATGATCGTTGTAAG TCAGTTGATTGGGAGTCTGGAAAGGCATATCAGTACCATTGTCATGTATCTGCAAATGGGAGTTGTAGGTTCAAG GGGCCTTATTTGGAAACAAGTAGAAATCATCTACAAAGGGTTTTAGGAGATGAGAATATTCTCATCGTGAAGTTTGCAAATGTCACAGATGGTAAAACTTCGGCTGGCAATGTTTGTTATGCTGAGTACAAGAAAATTGCATTAGGACTTCTTGTTGGTTTGCGTCGTTACCGGTTTTTTG TGTTTAAGGATGGGGGCAAAGaagcaagaaagaaagacCCAACTTCCTCATCTGTTAGGTGCTTATTTGTTCGATTGGAGTCAAATGCATCTATTGATGATGGTAAAGATTATGTTTTGTCTGGGAAAACAATACAAGAAGCCAGATGTGTCTTTATGCATGTCCATACTGTATCCAATATGGCTAAGTATATGGCCAG ATTGTCGCTGATCTTATCTAAGACCATGAAGCTGGAAGTTGATTTAGCTGATGTAAACGTTGTGGTGATAAATGATATACCTTGCCAG GATAAATATGGAAATTATGTTTATAAAAAAGATGGAGAACCTTGTATTCACACAGATGGAACTGGTTATATATCAGAGGATTTGGCTTTGAAATGCCCAAAGAATGTCTTTAAAGGAAGGATTTTGAATGGTGACAATGATGAG GGCAAGTTTTCAGACATGAAATCAACAGAATCTCACCATAGAGTACCG cctTTGCTGATCCAGTTCCGCCTCTTTAACAAAGGTTGTGCCGTCAAGGGAACCTTACTTGTCAATAAAAAG CTTCCACCCAGAACCATTCAAATTCGTCCTTCCATGATTAAAGTTATGCCAGATCCAAATCTGGCAAACATGTACACAATGAATTCACTGGAAGTAGTTGCAACAAG CAATCAACCAAAGAGAACTTCTCTTTCAAGGAATTTGATTGCACTCCTTAGCTATGGAGGTGTCCCGGACGACTTTTTTATGGACATATTGAAGAATGCATTAGAAGAGTCACAGAGTGCTTTCTCCAATAAACGCAGAGCACTTAAAG TTTCGCTTAATAATGGTGGCAAGGATGATTTCAGTGcagcaaaaatgattttatcagGGATTTCCCTTGATGAATCATATCTGCAACATCAGCTGTCAATAATGTTAAATGAAGAAAGGAAGGGTCTTCTAGGAGGAAAGCTCCCTatgactgagtcttattatttaatgggTACTGTTGATCCAACTGGAGTCCTAGAAAGTGATCAAGTCAGCATTATCTT GGACAATGGACAGATTTCTGGGAAAGTGCTAGTGTTCCGCCAACCTGGTGTACATTTTGGAGATGTACATTTGCTAAATGCTAGATATGTGGAATCCTTGAATGAATATGTAGGACATGCCAAGTATGCTATATTCTTTCCTTGTAAAGGCCCACGTTCTTTGGCTGATGAGATGGCTGGGGGTGATTTTGACGGCGATACGTATTTTGTATCAAAAAATCCCCAG TTATTGGATTACTTCAAAGTGAGTGAACCCTGGACGGAAAATTCTTCTACTTGTGGAGTGTCCACTAAGGGACCATGTGAGTTTTCAAACGAGGAGTTGGAGGATGAGCTCTTCAAATTATTCTTGAGAACTAGGTTTCAGCCAAG TAATGCTATGGCCATTGCATCGGATAACTGTATGGCAGTAATGGATCGCTTACTAACACTGGAAGATAGTAACTCTCCAGAGGAATTTCTTTTGAAGAAGAACCTACAACGTTTGATTGATTTATATTATGAGTCTTTGGATGCACCAAAGACTGGAAAAAA AGATTGA